A portion of the Syntrophobacterales bacterium genome contains these proteins:
- a CDS encoding lipid A deacylase LpxR family protein: protein MKPKPFLEIALILILILIPILILFFLPRTSLAGDEEARRSDTLTIYLENDVFAFDNNDRYYTHGTKISL from the coding sequence ATGAAACCAAAACCGTTTCTGGAGATCGCCTTGATCCTTATCCTTATCCTTATCCCTATCCTTATCCTTTTTTTCCTGCCACGGACATCCCTTGCCGGGGACGAAGAAGCGCGGAGGTCGGATACCCTGACCATTTACCTGGAAAACGATGTCTTCGCCTTCGACAACAATGACCGCTATTACACCCATGGGACGAAGATCTCCTTGTAA